In Parerythrobacter aestuarii, the sequence CACTGCATAGCGAACAAAGCGCCGCTATGCGAATGATTTAACATTGCAGGCAGTATCACAGGGCTTTGTGACAATTCCATAAACAGCCGCCGATCGGTGCAATGCTTGCGTCAGGGCCTATGCTTCGGCAAGGGTGGCGGTCCAGCATGGGGACAAGGATTGCCTGAATGAGCGACTTTCGGAAACTATCGGACACGATGCTCGCCAGCCCACAGATTGCGCCGGCAGACGTGGCTGCGGCGCGCGCGCAGGGCGTAACCATGATCATCAACAACCGCCCGGACGGCGAATCCGACGACCAGCCCAGCGGGGCGGAAATTGAAGCGGCTGCCCGCAATGCCGGCATGGAGTACGTCGCTATTCCCATCACCCAGAGCGGGTTCAGTCAGCCGCAGGTCGATGCGATGGCAGAAGCGCTGGCCAGAGCCGAGGGGCCGGTGTTAGGCTATTGCCGCTCGGGCACGCGCTCTACGTTGCTATGGTCCCTGGCTCAGGCCCGGCAGGGTATGGACCCGGATGATATCGCCGCCGCTGCCGAAGCAGCGGGTTACGATGTCGCCCCCGTGCGGATGATGAT encodes:
- a CDS encoding TIGR01244 family sulfur transferase, with amino-acid sequence MSDFRKLSDTMLASPQIAPADVAAARAQGVTMIINNRPDGESDDQPSGAEIEAAARNAGMEYVAIPITQSGFSQPQVDAMAEALARAEGPVLGYCRSGTRSTLLWSLAQARQGMDPDDIAAAAEAAGYDVAPVRMMIDMLAAEAKG